Part of the Leptolyngbya sp. BL0902 genome, CCTTCAGTCCAACATTTCCCAAGACGCCACACCCCAGGTCATTTGTTCCACCGCAATTAACGATCACAATCCTGAGTATCGGGCGGCCCTAGCGTTGGGTTGCCCGATTTATCATCGGTCGGACGTGCTAGCGGCCCTCATCAACGACCATCGCAGTGTGGCGGTGGCGGGCACCCACGGCAAAACTACCACCAGCAGCATGATCAGCCAAATGCTGCTTCAGGCCGGACTGGATCCCACCATTGTGGTCGGAGGCGAAGTGCCAAGCTGGGGCGGCAATGCCCGCCTTGGTCAGAGCGAGTATCTAGTCGCAGAGGCCGACGAGTCTGACGGCACCCTGGCCAAACTATCGGCAGCAATTGGGGTCGTCACCAACATCGAGCTGGATCACACCGATCACTACAGCGACCTTCAGGACGTGGTTAACATCTTCCAGCAGTTCCAGCGCCAGTGCGAGGTGCTGGTGGCCTGTGCAGACTGCGAAGTAGTGCGCTCCAGCCTTCAGCCCACCCTCACCTACAGCCTTGATCCCGCCACCGGGGCCACCTACGTTGCTACGGATATTCAGTTTGCCCCCAGCGGTACCAGCGCCACCATCTGGGAACGGGGTGTTCCCCTGGGGCAGCTTAGCCTGCGGCTGCTTGGGGAGCACAACCTCAGCAACGCCCTAGCTGCCGTGGCCGTGGGGCGTCATCTAGGGGTGTCTTTTGATACTATCGCGGCGAGCCTCAGCCAGTTCTGCGGTGCCCGGCGGCGGTTTGAGTTGCGCGGCAGCTACAGCGGTATTCAGTTCATCGACGACTACGCCCACCACCCCAGCGAAATTCGGGCCACCCTAGCAGCGGCGCGGCTCAGTATTGGTCAGTCCTCCAAGGTATCTAGCCTTGCCCACAGTTCCCGTAGCCTTGGCGAACGCCGGGTAGTGGCCGTGTTCCAGCCCCATCGGTTTAGCCGCACCGCTGCCCTGCTTGGGGATTTTGCCGATGCCTTCACCGATGCTGACCAAGTGATTATGGCAGACATCTACAGCGCTGGAGAAGCTAATACCTACGGCATTTCTGGGCAGCAGGTGGCGGAAGCTGTGGCCCACAATCACCCCGGTGTACGCTATGGCCATACCCTCGATGACATTCAAAGCGCCCTCACCAGCAGCCTGCGACCGGGCGACCTGGTATTGTTTATGGGGGCTGGCAATCTGAACCAAATTATTCCCCAGGTGATGGCCCACTATGCCGAGGCGGAAGCCCCCTCGCTCCAGGAAGCTTGTTAGGGGCTAGAAGGATGGGACGATTGACCGCCCAGGGATTGTTCGGGGCTGGTTTAGGTGAAATCCATGACCATAACCATTGACAGCATTCCCGCCGTGGCTGATCTGGCCCCCCAGATGTCGCTGCACAAGCTGAATACCTTTCGGGTGGGTGGTTCGGCGGAGTGGCTGGCGCTGCCCCGGCATCGCCAAGACTTTGACGCGCTCCTCCAATGGGCTAGCGCCCAGGAGTTGCCCATAACAGTGCTAGGAGCCGGGTCTAACCTCCTGGTGAGCGACCAGGGACTACCGGGGCTAGTCATCTGTACCCGTCGCTGGCGCAGTACCCAATTTGATGAGGCCCGTGGACGAGTCACCGTCGCCGCTGGAGAACCGCTTCCTACCCTAGCCTGGAAGGCCGCGAAACGGGGCTGGCGGGGGCTGGAATGGGCGGTGGGCATTCCGGGCACCGTCGGCGGGGCCGTGGTGATGAACGCCGGAGCCCACGGCGGCTGTGCGGCGGATTGCTTTGTCTCCGCTACAGTACTGGATCCAGTCCGAGGCGTGGTGGAGGTACGGCCCCAGGATTTGGCCTTTGCCTACCGCACCTCGGCCTTGCAGGGGGCGGGCGTGGTTGTGCTAGAAGCCACCTTCCAACTCGAACCGGGGCACGATCCGGCGGTGGTGAGTGCCGATACCCTAGACGGCCTCAATCGGCGACGTTCCACCCAACCCTACGACTGGCCCAACTGCGGCAGCGTCTTTCGCAATCCCCTACCCCGCACCGCTGGCGGGTTAATTGAGCAATCCGGCCTAAAGGGCTACCGCATTGGCAATGCCCAGGTGGCCGATCTCCATGCCAACTTTATTCTCAATCTAGGTCAGGCTAGGGCCGAAGATGTCTATCGGCTCATTCGCTACGTTCAGGAACAGGTCTACGACCGCTGGGAGGTGTGGCTGCACCCGGAAGTCAAATTTATCGGCAACTTTCCCGACCTCGGCCCCATTCCTGAAGCCGCAGCGGAAAACCAGGTTTCTGCTGCGCCTCCTTAGCCCGTTCCGCCTAATTTCCTCGTCTAAGGGGGCAAGGGTGTGAGAGGCTGAAGTATTGGCACCTTTGGATAAACTTCTGGATCAGCGCCCCATGCAGGTTGAATGGCACCCGGTTAAACCCTACGAAGACATCATCTACGAAAAGGCCGACGGCATCGCCAAAATCACCATCAATCGGCCCCACAAGCGCAACGCCTTTCGGCCCAAAACCGTCTCGGAACTCTACGACGCTTTTGTCAATGCGCGGGAGGATAGCCGCATTGGAGTGGTGCTGCTGACCGGGGCTGGCCCACACACCGACGGCAAATACGCCTTTTGCTCCGGCGGCGACCAAAGCGTGCGCGGTCAGGGTGGCTATGTGGATGAAGAGGGCGTGCCTCGGCTCAACGTGCTGGATTTGCAGCGGTTGATCCGCTCCATGCCCAAGGTGGTGATTGCCCTGGTGGCGGGCTATGCCATCGGCGGGGGCCATGTGCTCCATGTGGTGTGCGACCTCACCATTGCCGCCGATAACGCCATTTTTGGCCAAACCGGGCCTAAGGTGGGCAGTTTTGACGGTGGCTTTGGAGCCAGCTACCTGGCGCGGCTGGTGGGCCAGAAAAAAGCGCGGGAAATCTGGTACCTCTGCCGCCAATACAATGCCCAGGAAGCCCTCGACATGGGTCTGGTAAACTGCGTCGTGCCTGTGGATCACCTGGAGGCCGAGGGCGTTCAGTGGGCGCAGGAAATTCTACAAAAAAGCCCCCTGGCGATCCGCTGCCTCAAAGCTGCCTTTAACGCCGATTGTGATGGGCAAGCGGGCCTACAAGAACTGGCCGGAAATGCCACCCTGCTCTACTACATGACCGAAGAAGGGGCCGAAGGAAAACAGGCGTTTCTCGACAAGCGCCCCCCCGATTTCCGCCAATATCCTTGGTTGCCGTAGGGGCATACCACCCTCACGGTTCTCACCATTGCCGTTGCACTTCTGCGGTTCTATGACGCACAAAATGGCTAATTCCTTGCTTTTGCCGACCGACGGACTCACTCTCAGGAGCTCAGGGCCAATCACCCTCGCCGATCTGTCTAGCCCTAGAGCAGGCCGACAGCCAACGACGATTCCGCGTCATCACCGACGATGATGAGCTGCTGGAAATGCTGGCCGCTCCCCTGGATAAGTGGCGGGTCTTCCTCCATCCCAGCCAGCGGCGCTTGGTCAACCGCGAGAGGAATTTCGCGCCCTGATGAAGCAAAAGGGCCTGAAGGACCGCGAAGATGCCATGTACGATGCCTGTAGCCTGCTGAAGAACAAGCCGGAGGGTGATCATGCCGTCATTGTCGATGAAGCCCAGGATATGGGGCCTGCGGATTTTGCCCTGATCCGCGCCCTGGTACCGATCTCGGATCAGGGCAATGACATTTTCATCGTCGGCGACCCCCACCAGCGCATCTATGGCCGCCAAGTTCCCCTCAGCCACTGCGGCATCGAGGTGCGTGGGCGTTCCCGTAAGCTCCGTCTCAACTACCGCGCCACCGACGAAACCCACCAGTGGGCCACCGCTCTGCTAACGGGTTTGGCCATGGATGACCTCGACGGCGGCAGCGACGACCTCACGGACTACCGCTCCCTCATGCACGGCGATGCTCCCTGGGTGCAAGGCTTCGACACCTTCCCCCAGGAGGTATCGTTCATCCACAGCCAGATCCAACGGTTAGGCCAGGACGAGGTGCCACTCTCCACCGTCTGCATCGTGGTGCGCAGCAACGCCCTCGCCAAAAACTGCGAGTCTCAGCTCAAACACCTGGGGGACTCCAGACTCGCCCCATTCGCCGCAGCGAGGCCGATAACCCGGCCTTACCCGGTGTTCGCATCGCCACCATGCACCGGGTCAAGGGGCTCCAGTTCGAGCATGTCTTTCTGGCGGGCCTCACCCAAGATCAGGTGCCGCCCCAGCGGGCGATGTTGACGGCGGCGGAAAGGCGGCACAAACGGCCATCCTCAAAGCGGAGCGGTGCCTGCTGCATGTGTCGGCGACTCGGGCCAAGAAGGGGGTGTTTGTCACCTATCACGGGGAACCGAGCGAATTGCTGCCGCTGCACTAGGGTTGGGTCTTTAGTATGGCCGTTTTAGGGCCTTTAGGCCAAGATAGAGGAAATTTTGCGCTGCTGGCCCCTTGCCATGCCCACCCTCACCCTCCATCACCAGCAGACCACCGAGGCCGGATTTGTCGCTATCCTCAACATAGATGGCCAAAGCCAGTATTCCGTCACGGTTTCCGATCCCTTCACCGAGCAGCAGGAGCGGGAGCTAGAGTTTTACTTTGAGCAATGGATTCGCTGTCTCGGCACCTGGAGGACAAAAAGGGGCACTACCACATCGTCCATTTCGACGCCCACGGCGGGCTGATGACCTACGACCAGTTTGAGGGCGGGGTGACGAATGATCGCTACCTGTACCGTGCCCGCTATGGTCGGCCAGAGATGGAGCGCTACACGGGGCAAAGGGCGTTTTTGTTTTTTGAGGGCGATGTCAAGGGGCAGGCCGACCCAGTGGAGGCGGAGGAACTGGCGGCGCTGCTGACGGCCAAGGGTATCCCCATCTGCATTTTGAATGCCTGCCAGTCGGCGAAGCAGGTGAGGGGGGCCATCAAAATGCAAAATTCAGAATTCAAAGTTCAAAATTTGGAGGGGGACAGCGACCCAGACCCGGTGGGGACAGACCTGCTGCAAAATACCGAAACCAGTTTGGGTAGTCGGTTGATGGCGGCGGGGGTGCAGATGGTGGTGGCGATGGGCTATTCCGTGACGGTGACGGCGGCCCAGGTGATGATGGAAAAGCTCTATGGCGAACTGTTTGCTGATCGGGGCATTCCAGAGGCGATTCGGCTGAGCCGCAAGGAGCTGTATAACCGCAAAGAGCGGCGGGTGTACTTTAACCAACGGGTGCCCCTAGAGGACTGGCTGCTGCCCGTGGTCTATTGAAGTGGCCCTCGATATCTTTATCGAATTCAACGACCGCTACAACCAGGCCAGCACCTACCACCAGTTGGGCATCGTGGCGCAAGCACTGCGGGAGTATGAGCAGGCGCAGGCTCACTACAAGCAGTCGCTAGAGATTTATGTTGAGTATGGCGACGAACATAACGGAGCAATTGTGATGCGTAGCTTTGCCCGCCTGTACCAAACCACCCAAGATGACACCCTGCTCACCACCGTCGCCCAGTGCCTTGGCACCACCCCCGCCCAGGTGCAGCAACGCTTCGCCGCCGCCAGCGCCTAGCGTCCCAGATCCCAGCAACAACCCTTTTACCCGACGACAACACTGGCTTAGGAACGTGGAGGATGTGAAGGAATTTGTGGAGAAATTGGGTCGTTTTCGCGAATTTTTCCCACAATACGAGCAACACCAACTCTACGGAGCGGTAGCCAGCATTGGCATGGATCCGGGGGCAGATCGCTACGCCTATCGTCAGGGGTTGTTTGTGCTGGCCCAGTCGGGGGAAACCATGGCTATCCTCAACAACAGCCAGTTTCAGCCGCGCAACTGGTAGCCCCCGATGGCAGTGATGAACATGGGTATAGTGGCAGGGATCTGACCTAAGCGATAATAGAAGCATCGAAAATCAGGCAACTCAGGGTGACGGGCTAGGCCATCGGGGCACTAGCGCGTCATTGGAGATTTAGCTATCGGGGTTGCTGCTGTTGGGCGAGGTTTGCCATGGTCAGTTCGTTAAACCCGGTTTCTGCGCCGTCTTGGTATGGCCAGGAGGGGGAACGGGTGTTGGCCAGTTTCCACAGTTCTGCGGCGGGGCTGTCCACGGAAGCCGCTGAGGAAGCCTTGCAACGCCATGGCCCCAACCTTTTGCCGGAGGTGCCGCCCCGTTCCCAGTGGGCGATTTGGTTTGCCCAGTTTCGGTCTCTGCCCGTGGCCCTGCTGACGGTGGCGGCGGTGATTGCCTACTTTACGGGTGGCCCCACCGATGCCCTGGTGATTTTGGGGGTGGTGCTGATCAACGGCGTGATTGGTTATGCCACCGAAAGCCAGTCTGACCGCATCATTCGCTCTCTGGATCATCTGTCTTCGCCGACGGCTTGGGTGCGGCGCAATGGGGATTTGGCGGAACTGGAGGCCGCTGCGGTGGTGCCGGGGGATATTTTGGTGCTGCGGCCCGGTTCGCTGGTGGTGGCGGATGGGCGGCTGATTGAGGCCCAGTCCCTCAGTGTGGATGAATCGGCCCTGACCGGGGAAAGTTTGCCCGTGGGGAAGGCCATTGAACCGTTGCTCCAGCCAAATTTGCCCCTGGCGGATCGTGCCAACATGGTCTATCGCGGCACCTTGGTCACGGGGGGGCAGGGCTTGGCGGTGGTGGTGGCCACGGGGGCGACGACGGAAATGGGCCAAATTCAAACCCTGGTGGGGCAATCGAGCCATCCGCCCACCCCCATGGAGCAGCAGCTTGATCAGGCTGGTAGTCAGTTGGTGTGGATTTCCAGCGCCGTCTGTGCGGTGGTGTTTGGGCTGGGCCTGTGGCGCGGCTATGCCCCCTTGGAAATGCTGACGACGGCGGTGGCCCTGGCGGTGGCGGCGGTGCCAGAGGGCTTGCCAGCGGTGGCGACGACGACTTTGGCCCTGGGCATTTTAGCCATGCGACGCCAGCGGGTGCTGATTCGCCGTTTGGATGCGGTGGAAACCCTCGGCTCGCTGCAAACCCTGTGCCTCGACAAAACCGGAACCCTCACCGCCAACCGCATGGCCGTGGTGGAACTGCACACCGATCACACCCACCTCACCCTGGCCGATGGTGCGTCGCCCTTGCCGGAGGTGATCCCCCCTGGCCCGCTGCATACCCTGTTGCGGATGGTTGTTCTCTGCAACGAAAGCGAGGTGGTGGATGCCGATCTAGATACCGCCCCCCAGCCCACCTTCACCGGATCATCGACGGAAAATGCCCTTTTAGCCGTCGCCCATCAAGCCGGAATCGACATTTCTGCTCTGCGCCAAACCTATCCCCAAGGCGCAATTCGCCATCGGTCGGCCCAGCGCAATGTGATGGCAACGCTGCATTCTATCCCCACGGGCGGCTGGCTGGTAGCGGTGAAGGGCAGCCCCCTCGAACTGCTGGCTCGGTGTGAGGTGATGCTGGATCGTCCTTTAACTTGTCCGTTAGACCGTTCTGACATCCCCAATGTCCAGGCTTCCCAAGAGCTGGAAATCGCTGAGGATAACAGCCCAGAGGACGACTGGACGAGGGAAGTGACGACCCACTGGCTACCGGATATACAAGATCCCATTCCCCTTACCCCCGATCAACGGCAGGCGATTGTGGCCGAAAACGAGCGCATGGCCCAGGCAGGATTGCGGGTGTTGGGGGTGGCCTACGGCTATCCGTCGAAAAAGGACGACTGGGCCGAAACGCCCCTGGTATGGCTGGGCTTGGTGGCCATGGCCGATCCCCTGCGGGCGGGGGTGAAGGACACCATCGCCGCCTTCCATCGGGCCGGAATTGCCGCGGTGATGGTGACGGGGGATCAACGGGCCACCGCCGCCGCCCTGGGGCAAGCCCTCAACCTCGGCCAGGGCCAGGATCTCTCGGTGCTGGATGCGACGGAACTGGCCCACCGCTCGGCTACGGACGCCCCCATTCAAGACGTACAGGTGTTTGCCCGCATCAGTCCGGCGGATAAGCTTCAGGTGGTGCAGGCGCTTCAGCGGTCGGGCCAAGTGGTGGCGATGACCGGGGACGGCATCAACGATACCCCTGCCCTCAAGGTGGCGGAGGTGGGCATTGCCATGGGCCACAGCGGCACCGATGCGGCGCGGGAAGTAGCCGACGTGATTTTGCAGGACGACAATCTGGATACCCTGATCGCCGCCATTGCCCAAGGTCGCACTATTTACAGCAACATTCGCAAGGCGGTTCACTTCCTGCTGGCCACCAATCTCAGCGAAATTATTGTCATGTTTGCGGGCATTAGCCTGGGGCTGGGGGCACCGCTGAATGCCCTGCAACTGCTGTGGCTGAATTTGGTGACAGACATTTTCCCTGGCCTCGCCCTGGCCCTAGAACCTGCGGCGGCGGATGTGTTAGCCCAGCCCCCACGCCCCACCACCGAATCCCTGATCCAGCCCGCTGCTTTTCGGCGCATGGTGCTGGAGGCCACGGTGATCTCCGCCAGCGCCCTTGCGGCCTACGGTTACGCCATCCATGACCACGGCATCGGTGCCCAGGCTAGCACCGTGGGCTTCATGGCCCTCACGTTGGCCCAGTTGCTCCATGCGCTGGTGTGCCGTTCTCGCCAGCGGCACCTGTTTCGTCGCCCTGCCCTGGCCCCCAATCGCTATCTGGGCTTGGCGCTGATTCTGTCGATCAGCCTCCAATTTTTAGCCCTGTTTATCTTGCCCCTCGGCCAGTTACTCCATATCGTGGCTCTGAGCCCAACCGATGCGGTGGTTGTCACCCTAGCGGCCCTACTGCCCTTGGTGATCAACGAAACGACGAAGCCTGCCCCCATCAACCGCTAACCTAGTCATAGAGTGCATAGACTCATCGTGTCCCTGAACCTGCCTAGCCCCATGCCCCGTCCGCTGCTGTTTGACCAGGTTTCTGACTTTGCTGAGGGGTTGGCCATGGTGAAAACCAAGACCACCCTTGGCTACCTCAATACCAGCGGCCATCTAAGCATTACGGTGGCCGATGACGCTGTTACCGCCGCTGCCCAGTACAGCGAGTCCCTGGCCCTAGCGCGGGCCGGAGACTACTACGGCTACCTCAACCGCCAGGGTGAATGGGCGATTCCGGTACAGTTTCGGCAGGCCAAGGGGTTTTCCCAGGGCCTAGCCGCTGTGCAGGGGGGCACCAAGTACGGGTTTATCAATCTTTTGGGCGAATGGGTGATCGAACCCCAGTTTGATCTGGCCGATTCCTTTGCGGATGGACGGGCGGCGGTGAAACTGGGGGAACGCTACGGCTACATCAACCCCCAAGGACAGATGGCGATTCCGACCGATTTCAGGGATGCATGGCGCTTTGCCGAAGGGTTGGCCGTAGCCAAGCCAGCGGATCAAAATCAGTATGGCTACCTCAATCCGGCGGGAGACTGGGTGATTGCGGCGTCCTATGATGGGGCGTTTCACTTTTCCGAGGGGATGGCCCGCGTGCGCCAGGGCCGTTTCTTTGGCTACATCAGCCGCCAGGGCGACTGGGTGATCGACCCCACCCTGGCCTTTGCCACCGAATTTTCCCAGGGTCGTGCCGCCGTCCTAGAGGGAGCAAAATGGGGCTATCTCGACGCGGAAGGACAGATGGCCATCGCCCCCCGGTTTGACTACGCGGCCAACTTCTCTGAAGGGCTAGCCGCTGTGCAGATAGATGGGCGCTACGGCTACATCAACCCCCAAGGTGACTGGGTGATCGCCCCCGCCTACAGCAACGCTGGCCCCTTTGCCGCAGGATGGGCGAGGGTGCAGGTTAGCGGAGCCTGGGGGTTCATCAACCCTACGGGGCAACCGATGATGGATGTTGGCTTCAAGCCCCTGGGCCTATAATTTATTCATCACAGAAAAATCGGGCCTGAACGACGTTTGTGCTTGACACTCCGTAAAAAAACGTAATGGAAACGGTTCTCAGAACAGACTAAGTTAACAATTATGGTGATTGAAACCTCTGGGCCATTGTTCGCCTTGGCCCCTGCCCGCCTGAGCCTAGCCTTGGGCCAATTTTAAGAATCCTGTTTTCCGGTTAGACCTAGACCTAGAGCGAGACGTTTAGCATGAGTAACCTATCCACCGAACTGCGTGAAGGCACCAAAAAAGCCCACACCATGGCCGAGAACATGGGGTTTGTGCGCTGCTTTTTGCGGGGTGTTGTTGAGAAGCAGTCCTACCGCAAGCTGGTGGCCAACTTCTACTACGCCTACGCCGCCATGGAAGAAGAGCTAGAGCGCCACAAAGATCATCCCGTGGTCTCTACCGTTTACTTCCCGGAACTGCACCGCAAGGCGTCCCTAGAATCCGACCTCGCCTACTACTATGGCTCCAACTGGCGCGACCAGATCACCATGACCCCCGGTGGCCAAGCCTATGTCAACCGCATCCGCGAGGTAGGCAACACCCAGCCCGAACTGCTGGTGAGCCACTCCTACACCCGCTACATTGGCGACCTGTCTGGGGGCCAAATCCTCAAGGGCATTGCCCAGCGGGCCATGAACCTCAATGACGGCGAAGGTACCGCTTTCTACGAATTCCCTGACATCGCTGACGAAAAAGCCTTCAAGGCCACCTACCGCGAATCCATGGACGCCGCCCCGGTGGATGACGCCATGATTGCCGCCATCGTGGAAGAGGCCAACGACGCCTTTGGCATGAACATGGAAATGTTTAAGGAGCTAGAGGGCAACTTGATCAAGGCCATCGGTCAAATGCTGTTCAACAGCCTCACCAGCCGCAAGCGCCGGGGCAGCACCGAACTGGCCACCGCTGAATAGTCCTAGAGACCGCCTAGCCCGGTGAGCGAAGGAACGGAATCCGCTGTATCCAGTTTCCATCGGGCTTCCACGAATACCGCTGATGGAATCGGTGCGTCTGTTTCCAGGTTCCTACGGCTTCTCCGTTTTTGGAGACGTCAGAAAGGACAGCAACACCCGCCGATCACCTCGGCGGGATTTTTATTCCTAGCTAAGAAATCCTAATTTTCCCGGTTCTAGTTCCGAAGTTCTCGATAGAGTGAAAGAGGTGTTGGGCATAGGAGTACAGGACGGCCATGGTGAACCAATCCCAATCGGTGCCCCCGGCTGAGGGGGCGGGGGCGGCTCCAGATCTCCCCTTTGATGGCCTTGGGGGATCCCTCGGTGATGCGTTCAAGACTGCACGGGAGATGGAAGCCTATCTCGCAATTCCTGAGGTCATTCAACATCCACCCCAGCCCAAGAACTCCGGCAAGACGGTGCGGCCCCCTGCCTCTGGGCATTTCTGGCGCTGGCTGCTGCTGTCGATCCTGAGCTGTGTGGCCACCAGTGCGGCGGCGGTGGGAGCCTTGCTGTGGTTGGTCAATTTGCCCCCCACGACGAACTGCGATGACCCAGCCCAAATTACCACTGACCGGGCCGCCCTGTCCTGTGCCGAGATGGCGGCGGTGGATGGCGACTTAGAGTCAGTGCTGGCGGGGCTTACCCTGGTGCAGAGTTGGGGGCCGAACCATTGGCTATCCCACGAGATTGATCCCCTGGTGGAGGCCTGGTCGGCGGTGGTGGTAACGGCGGCAGCCCAGGAACTACGTCAGGGTCGCCGCGATGAAGCCGAGAGACTGATTGCCCATATTCCGTCCCAGAGTGCGGCCTATCCACTAGGGCAAAACCTCTTGGCCGAGTGGAACCAAGAATGGGAGGTGGGAGCGGCCCTGGTGGCTAAGGCCCAAGAGGCCATGGCTAACCAAGACTGGCAGGCTGCATCGGCCCAGATGTTGGCGCTAGGGGAACTGAGCCATCCCCACTGGCGCGAGGAGCAGGTACAGGCCGTGGCCCGTCAAATCCAGGGGGAGCAACAGGCCCACGCCCAAATTCGTCGGGCCGTGGCCTTGGCTTCCTCCGGTGGTGCAGATCGGCTGATGGAGGCCAGCGGGCTGGTCAGCCAGGTGGCCCCCGATACTATCGCCCACAAAACCGCCCAAACCTACCTAGACCGCTGGAGCGATCTGCTGCTGACGGAGGCGCTTCAGCGGTGGTACAACGCCGACCTGGATCGGGCTATTCAGATTAGTCAGTCGGTGTCTCGCAACCCCAACCGGGCCAAGGCGGCCCAAGAGCTGATCTGGCTGAGTCAGGCGCGTCAACTGGCTCGCGACAGCGTCGGCCCTTGGCGGGTGACGCCCCAGCAGATGACGGCCATCTACCAAGCTATGCTGCTGGCTAATCGTCTCCCTAGCGATAGTCCCTACTATCCCCAAGCTCAGTCTAGCGTGGCCACTTGGCGCACCCACCTGGCAGGCATGGGCACCCTGCAACTGGCCCAACTGCCGGGGGGCATTCACCAAGTCGGTACCCTGAAGCTGGCGATCCAGCAGGCCGAAATGATCCCCGCCGATCACCCGCGCCGGGTTCAGGCCCAAACCCTGATGGCTCACTGGCGGCAATCCCTAGAACGGTTGGAGGATGCCCCCTACCTCAGACAGGCGCACCAGCAGGCTAAGACCAACACCCCGGAGGGACTGCGCCAAGCCATTGCCAGCGCCAGCCAAATTCACACCCACCGCGCCCTGCGAGGGGAGGCCCAGAGCTGGATCTATGTGTGGACAAACCGCCTTCAAACCTTGGAGGATCAGCCCATCCTCGACCGGGCTCGTCAGCTTGCGGAGGAAGGCAAGTTGTCCCAGGCGGTGGCTGAAGCCTCATCCATTCGGCCAGGACGATCACTGTACGACGAGGCTCAATCCGCTGTGATCCAATGGCAGCGCACCATCACCGCCCAAGAGCAGCACCGCTATGCGCCCCCGCCGCGCCCCGCAACCCTGCCCCTGGCGGTGGAGCCTGCATCGCTCACCCCTCCGGCCTCGCCCTTGACGCCTGGGGTGCCCCCCCAGCGGGTTGCCCCCGCCGCCGTTCGTCCCTCACCGCCCGCTCAGCCCGCCGCTCCTGTTTCGCCCCCAACGGCTCCAGTACCCAGGACAGAACGACCCTCAGTACTGCCCACCCGCATTGAAACCGTGCCCGCAGACGATCTGCCTGTGCCAACCAGCCCCGCCGCGCCGCCGCGCCCTCTAGCTGCGCCCTCCTCGGTAGAGGGTCTACCCAGCGCCCCTCCGGTGTTAACGGCCCCGCCCCCGACGTCCCCTCCGGTGATGGCTCCTCCCCCAGGGGCCATCACCCAGCCTCCCCCTGCACCTCCAGCGCCCCCCACGCA contains:
- a CDS encoding cation-translocating P-type ATPase, with product MVSSLNPVSAPSWYGQEGERVLASFHSSAAGLSTEAAEEALQRHGPNLLPEVPPRSQWAIWFAQFRSLPVALLTVAAVIAYFTGGPTDALVILGVVLINGVIGYATESQSDRIIRSLDHLSSPTAWVRRNGDLAELEAAAVVPGDILVLRPGSLVVADGRLIEAQSLSVDESALTGESLPVGKAIEPLLQPNLPLADRANMVYRGTLVTGGQGLAVVVATGATTEMGQIQTLVGQSSHPPTPMEQQLDQAGSQLVWISSAVCAVVFGLGLWRGYAPLEMLTTAVALAVAAVPEGLPAVATTTLALGILAMRRQRVLIRRLDAVETLGSLQTLCLDKTGTLTANRMAVVELHTDHTHLTLADGASPLPEVIPPGPLHTLLRMVVLCNESEVVDADLDTAPQPTFTGSSTENALLAVAHQAGIDISALRQTYPQGAIRHRSAQRNVMATLHSIPTGGWLVAVKGSPLELLARCEVMLDRPLTCPLDRSDIPNVQASQELEIAEDNSPEDDWTREVTTHWLPDIQDPIPLTPDQRQAIVAENERMAQAGLRVLGVAYGYPSKKDDWAETPLVWLGLVAMADPLRAGVKDTIAAFHRAGIAAVMVTGDQRATAAALGQALNLGQGQDLSVLDATELAHRSATDAPIQDVQVFARISPADKLQVVQALQRSGQVVAMTGDGINDTPALKVAEVGIAMGHSGTDAAREVADVILQDDNLDTLIAAIAQGRTIYSNIRKAVHFLLATNLSEIIVMFAGISLGLGAPLNALQLLWLNLVTDIFPGLALALEPAAADVLAQPPRPTTESLIQPAAFRRMVLEATVISASALAAYGYAIHDHGIGAQASTVGFMALTLAQLLHALVCRSRQRHLFRRPALAPNRYLGLALILSISLQFLALFILPLGQLLHIVALSPTDAVVVTLAALLPLVINETTKPAPINR
- a CDS encoding WG repeat-containing protein, translating into MSLNLPSPMPRPLLFDQVSDFAEGLAMVKTKTTLGYLNTSGHLSITVADDAVTAAAQYSESLALARAGDYYGYLNRQGEWAIPVQFRQAKGFSQGLAAVQGGTKYGFINLLGEWVIEPQFDLADSFADGRAAVKLGERYGYINPQGQMAIPTDFRDAWRFAEGLAVAKPADQNQYGYLNPAGDWVIAASYDGAFHFSEGMARVRQGRFFGYISRQGDWVIDPTLAFATEFSQGRAAVLEGAKWGYLDAEGQMAIAPRFDYAANFSEGLAAVQIDGRYGYINPQGDWVIAPAYSNAGPFAAGWARVQVSGAWGFINPTGQPMMDVGFKPLGL
- a CDS encoding heme oxygenase (biliverdin-producing); the protein is MSNLSTELREGTKKAHTMAENMGFVRCFLRGVVEKQSYRKLVANFYYAYAAMEEELERHKDHPVVSTVYFPELHRKASLESDLAYYYGSNWRDQITMTPGGQAYVNRIREVGNTQPELLVSHSYTRYIGDLSGGQILKGIAQRAMNLNDGEGTAFYEFPDIADEKAFKATYRESMDAAPVDDAMIAAIVEEANDAFGMNMEMFKELEGNLIKAIGQMLFNSLTSRKRRGSTELATAE